From Aegilops tauschii subsp. strangulata cultivar AL8/78 chromosome 5, Aet v6.0, whole genome shotgun sequence:
ggggtgccttGTAGAGTATGGCCTGTGCGATGTTGCGGACGTGCCAGTCGGAGCGGCCGGTGGCGACGACCATGTAGTCCGCACAAGCGCCGCCGTGGAGCCCGCCCTCACCGACGGGGAACACACGCACGTCCCCCGCCCGGACGTCGTGCAGCACCTTCTCCACCTCCGAGAGCTCGATAAGCTCCGCCGGCCGAGCCGACGAGGCGCCGGCGGAGGAGAGGAGGCGCGGAAGAAGCTGCGGCGGCGGGCGCCATCGGCCCAGGGCTCGGGATCGAACAGCGGAGAACATCGGCGCGGAGGAAAGGGGGGTTCTCTACGGCCAGAGCTTTTACGATTTCCAACCCGGGGTCGAGGAGCGACCAAAAAGAAGAGCTTTGCTTAGACCTAGGTTTTTTTTCCCTACAGTACAGTAAATCGGTTTATGCGATGACGTGGCCCTATTTAATTTGATCTCCCATGATCTCAAAGAAATTCAGAAGGCTTAGAGCATCCCGGCCGTTCGCCCCCCAGGGGCTTGAAATAGCGTCGCATGGGGGCCAATCGGCGGTAAAATCGATGTGGGGGGCTCGGGTTCCCAGCCGACCCCCAAGTTCGCCCCCAGCCGCCGATTTCAGCCCAATTTCGGCGCAAATTGGCCCAAATGCGGCCCACATTCGGCGTGTTTCAACACAAATTCAACAAAACTattttttatcacatagttcatcacataaatcaatACAAATCAAATAGTGCAATGAATCAAACTCATAATTCAAacacaaataaaaactcatatttcatcacacgtcgagctaggcgttgcccttaagcctccataggtgctccaccagatcgTGCTGCAGTCcttgatgcacctgtgggtctcggatctcctgacgcatattgAGGAAGGCAGcccaggttgccggtagctggtgatcaacttgggcAAGAGGACCTTGCCTGTaatatggttcagtgtcaaacactgtctcttcctgctcgctctcaatgatcatgttgtaCAAGATGACACAACAAGTTATGActtcccacatttgatctttcgaccaggtcagagcggggtaccggacaacagcaaatcgaggttagagcacaccaaatgcccgctcgacatccttcctgcaagcctcctaACACTTGGCAAAGTAAGagttcttgcctcctggcacaggGTTTGAGATTGTCTTCACAAATGTGGAGCATCTCAGATAGATGCCATCTGCTAGGTAGTAACCCTTGTTGTAGTGGCGcccattgacctcgaagttcaccggaggagcatgaccttcaacaagcttggcaaagacattGCGAGCACTGCAGTatgttgatgtcattgtgagttcctggcataccaaagaaggagtgccaaatctAAAGGTCATGTGTGGCCACTGactcaagtaccacac
This genomic window contains:
- the LOC109781980 gene encoding protein Iojap-related, mitochondrial, translating into MFSAVRSRALGRWRPPPQLLPRLLSSAGASSARPAELIELSEVEKVLHDVRAGDVRVFPVGEGGLHGGACADYMVVATGRSDWHVRNIAQAILYKIKQKQKGSNRILMPSVEGQQAGKWVVIDSGSIIIHALEERAREYYDLESIWTKAVSPNISVQELETSLVKTRRRDLSQKPMKSI